Genomic segment of Erythrobacter sp. BLCC-B19:
GCCCCCGCGCTCGAACAGCAGCGGGATATCGAACACCACCGCGGGCTTGTCGGCGTTGGCTTCGAGGAAAGCGGCACGCTTCGCGGCGACCGCCGGGTGGACGATGGCCTCCAGCCGGGCGAGGGCGGGTTTGTCGGCGAAAACCTGATGGCCGAGCTTGTCACGGTCGACGCCGTTGGGGCCGGTCGATCCGGGGAAAGCCGCCTCGATCGGGGCGAGGAGTTCGCCTCCCGGCCCCTGCATCGCGCGCACCTCGGCATCGGCATCGAACACGGGGATGCCGGCCTCGGCAAACATCGCCGCGACGGTCGACTTGCCCATGCCGATGGAGCCGGTGAGGCCGATGATTTTTGGCTGTGTCATTGGGTGAGGATCGCTCGCAATTCGGCATCGTGCTCGCGCGGGGCGGGGTGGCCGAAGAAATGTTCGAAGGCCACGGCCGCCTGTCCGATCAGCATGGCGAGGCCATCGATGGTGCGGTGCCCTGCGGCGCGGGCGGCTTGCAGGAAGGCCGTGTCGCGCGGGGCGGTGACGATGTCGTAGGCGATGCTGCGCGGCGGGGCATGGCTCCAGTCGAAGGGCAAGGGTGGCTGGCCGATCATCCCGAGGCTGGAGGCGTTGATCACGAGATCAAGGCACCCCTCGCGGTCGTCGAAAGCGAAATCGGTCGGATCGGCGAAGTGGGCGAGAGGGGGCGTGTGATGCTCGCCGCCGGGTGCCAGTTCATCGAGCAAGGCGCGCGCCTTGCCCGGATCACGCCCGGCCACCACGAGCGTGAAGCCCTCTGCCGCCAGCGCCGCGATGATCGCCCGCGCCGCGCCGCCCGTGCCCAGAATACGCGCCATGCGGAAATAGTGCGCCTGCGCCAGCTCGGCCCTGAGCGGTTCGAGGAACCCGGCTGCATCGGTGTTGGTGCCGCTCAGCTGGCTGCCGGCAACCGGCAGCACGGTGTTGACCGCACCGATGGCATCGGCGGGCGGGTTGATCCGACCTAGCAGCGGCATGATCGCCTGCTTGTGCGGCATGGTGACATTGCATCCCCGCCACAGCGGGTCGGCGCGGCGCGCGGTGAGGTAATCGGCCAAGCCCTCAGCGGTCACATGGCAGGCGCGATACTCGGCATCGATCCCGAGCTTGCCGAGCCAGAAGCCGTGGATTGTCGGCGATTTGGACTGCGCGATCGGGTCGCCGATCACGTCCGCATAGGGTTTCACGCCAGCAGCACCCCTTGTTCGCGCAGCGCGCCGAGCAGCGGCAGCAGCGGCATCCCGAGGACGGTGAACTGGTCGCCTTCAATCGCCTCGAACAGCTGCACCCCCGGCCCTTCGATGCGGAATGCGCCGACGGTGTGTCCGATCGCGGGCCATTCGCAGGCGAGGTAGTGTTCGATGAAATCCTCGGACAATTCGCGGACATGGAGCCGGGCGAGGGCGGTGTGGCTCCATTCGCACCCGCCATCGCGCAGCAGCGCGGCTGCGGAGTGCAATTCCATTACCTTGCCGGAGAAGAACCGGAGGTGCTCGGCGGCCTCGTCGCGGCTTGCGGGCTTGTCGAAGCGGCGGGCGCCGCACACCACCAGCGAATCCGACCCCAGCACGAGGGCACCGGGATGAAGGGCTGCGACGGCTGCCGCCTTGGCGACCGCCAGGGCTTCGGCGACGTCGGCAGGCGAGGCACCGGCCAGCCCTGCCTCGACCGCGCGTTCGTCGATATCGGCAGGGATGCTGTCATAGGTGACGCCTGCGGCATCGAGCATCGCCCGGCGCGAGGCGCTCTTGCTGGCGAGGATCAGTTTCATATCGGCTTTCCTGTCCCGCCTTCGCCCACGGGCCGGCGGTCACGCTCCTGCGCCAGGCGGATGATCGCCGCGGCGGTTTCCTCGATCGAGCGGCGGGTGACGTCGATCACCGGCCAGCCATTATCGGCGAACATCCGCCGGGCAAATTGCAGCTCGGCCTTGACCCGGTCATTGTCGACATAGGCGGTCTCGGTGGCTTCGTTGAGCGTGAGCAGCCGGTTGCGGCGGATCTGAATCAGCCGCTCGGGCGATGTTGTCAGCCCGACGATCAGCGGGCTGCGCAGCCGGAACAGCGTGGCGGGCGGAGGGCTTTCCACCACCAGCGGGATATTCGCTGTCTTGAACCCGCGGTTGGCCAGATAGATCGAGGTCGGCGTCTTGGACGAACGCGAGACCCCGACCAGCACGATATCGGCCTGCTCCCATTCCTCGTGGCCCACGCCATCATCATGCGCGATGGTGTACTGGATCGCCTCCACCCGCTTGAAATAGCTCTCGTCCATCATGTGCTGGCGGCCCGGGCGGCCGTGGGCCTCCTGCCCGAGCTGGGCTTCGAGCGCCGCCGTCACCTGATCGAGCACCGGCACGGCGGGCAGGCCGAGGTGGCGGCAATGCTCCTCCAGCCGCTTGCGGGTTTCGGGGTTCACCAGCGTGTAGAGCACAAGGCCGGGATGCGCGGCGAGATCGGGCACGATCCGGTCGAGGTGCTGCAACGACCGCACCATCGGCCAGAAATGGCGGTTCACGCTCGGGTTGTCGAACTGGGCGAGGGCCGCCTTGGCGATCATCTCCAGCGTCTCGCCGGTCGAATCCGATACAAGGTGGAGGTTGAGTCGGTTCATGCCGTCAAAGCGCCTGTGGACAGATCGCCGCATAAACCACGGGAGGGAGTGCCGGACAAGCTGTGGGGCACTTTTCATGCCCGCTTCCGGCCATTTCACAGGGCTATTTGCCCACACGGGACAAGTTTTGTCGACAGGCTGGGAATAGTGGGGATAAAGCTGGCTTGACGTCCAATCCGTGCGGATTCGGTGGGGGAGTGAGTCAGGGGGGCAGGCTGGGGGCAATCGGGCAAGGCCCGGTAATTCCCGCTTTCCACAGGGCCAACAGACTCCATCCATCCTTTTAAAAATTGATTTGTTTTGCTCTAAGGAACCCTATGCCCGGTCCGCTTCTCGATACGCTCAAAGGTGTCCGTCAGGACGTCGCTCCCGTGTGGCTCATGCGACAGGCGGGGCGCTATCTCCCTGAATATCGAGAACTTCGGGCCGAAAAGGGCGGGTTTCTCGAACTGGTTTACGACAGCGAGGCGGCAGCCGAGATCACGGTGCAGCCGATCCGGCGGTTCGGGTTTGATGGCGCGATCCTGTTCTCCGACATCCTGATCGTGCCGCACGCGATGGGGCAGGGACTGACCTTCGCGGCCGGCGAAGGCCCGCACCTGTCGCCGACGCTGCTGGAGGTGGAGCTCGACTCGTTCACCCCTGCCTTCGAGCGGTTCGAGCCGGTGTACGAGACCGTGCGCCGCACCCGCGCGATGATCGGCCCGGAAGTGACCATGCTCGGCTTTGCGGGAAGCCCCTGGACGGTCGCAACCTACATGATCGCGGGCGAAGGCTCCAAGGATCACCACACGGCACGATTGCTGGCTTACCGCGATCCTGTGCGGATGCAGGCGATCATCGACGCCATCGTGGACGTGTCGGTCACCTACCTGCGCGGCCAGATCGATGCGGGCGCGGAAGCGGTGCAGCTGTTCGACAGCTGGGCGGGCAGCCTTGCCCCCGACCAGTTCGAAAAGTGGGTGATTGCCCCCAACGCTGCGATCACTGCCAAGCTCAAGGAAAGCCACCCCGATACCCCCGTGATCGGCTTCCCCAAGGGCGCGGGCGCGAAGCTGCCGGCCTATGCGCGTGAGACCGGGGTG
This window contains:
- the coaE gene encoding dephospho-CoA kinase (Dephospho-CoA kinase (CoaE) performs the final step in coenzyme A biosynthesis.), whose translation is MTQPKIIGLTGSIGMGKSTVAAMFAEAGIPVFDADAEVRAMQGPGGELLAPIEAAFPGSTGPNGVDRDKLGHQVFADKPALARLEAIVHPAVAAKRAAFLEANADKPAVVFDIPLLFERGGHEAVDTIVVVSAPEDVQRARVLARSGMTVEKFEHIYGLQLHDAEKRARADHVIDTGTTLAETRAQVLALIASL
- a CDS encoding shikimate dehydrogenase family protein, with amino-acid sequence MKPYADVIGDPIAQSKSPTIHGFWLGKLGIDAEYRACHVTAEGLADYLTARRADPLWRGCNVTMPHKQAIMPLLGRINPPADAIGAVNTVLPVAGSQLSGTNTDAAGFLEPLRAELAQAHYFRMARILGTGGAARAIIAALAAEGFTLVVAGRDPGKARALLDELAPGGEHHTPPLAHFADPTDFAFDDREGCLDLVINASSLGMIGQPPLPFDWSHAPPRSIAYDIVTAPRDTAFLQAARAAGHRTIDGLAMLIGQAAVAFEHFFGHPAPREHDAELRAILTQ
- a CDS encoding Maf family protein, with product MKLILASKSASRRAMLDAAGVTYDSIPADIDERAVEAGLAGASPADVAEALAVAKAAAVAALHPGALVLGSDSLVVCGARRFDKPASRDEAAEHLRFFSGKVMELHSAAALLRDGGCEWSHTALARLHVRELSEDFIEHYLACEWPAIGHTVGAFRIEGPGVQLFEAIEGDQFTVLGMPLLPLLGALREQGVLLA
- a CDS encoding pyruvate, water dikinase regulatory protein — translated: MNRLNLHLVSDSTGETLEMIAKAALAQFDNPSVNRHFWPMVRSLQHLDRIVPDLAAHPGLVLYTLVNPETRKRLEEHCRHLGLPAVPVLDQVTAALEAQLGQEAHGRPGRQHMMDESYFKRVEAIQYTIAHDDGVGHEEWEQADIVLVGVSRSSKTPTSIYLANRGFKTANIPLVVESPPPATLFRLRSPLIVGLTTSPERLIQIRRNRLLTLNEATETAYVDNDRVKAELQFARRMFADNGWPVIDVTRRSIEETAAAIIRLAQERDRRPVGEGGTGKPI
- the hemE gene encoding uroporphyrinogen decarboxylase gives rise to the protein MPGPLLDTLKGVRQDVAPVWLMRQAGRYLPEYRELRAEKGGFLELVYDSEAAAEITVQPIRRFGFDGAILFSDILIVPHAMGQGLTFAAGEGPHLSPTLLEVELDSFTPAFERFEPVYETVRRTRAMIGPEVTMLGFAGSPWTVATYMIAGEGSKDHHTARLLAYRDPVRMQAIIDAIVDVSVTYLRGQIDAGAEAVQLFDSWAGSLAPDQFEKWVIAPNAAITAKLKESHPDTPVIGFPKGAGAKLPAYARETGVDAVGLDETLDPVWAHQSLPEGMPVQGNFDPLLLEAGGPALAARVKTVIAAFEDRPHVFNLGHGIGQFTPIAHVEELLAALRG